The DNA segment TCATACCATCCATTAAGTATTGAAGTCTCTTATCATTTGGTCTTCTTATCTCTTTTTTAATTAAGTCTAAATCTGTTGTAATGCTATCAAATCCACAAATTCCTGTTTCTAGTGAACAATAAGCTTTTTGGATAGTCTCATTAAAGTTTCTTCCTATAGACATAACTTCACCAACACTTTTCATAGAAGTTGTTAGAGTTGAATTTGCTTTTGGGAATTTTTCAAATGTAAATCTAGGAACTTTAGCAACTATATAGTCAACCGCAGGCTCAAAACTTGCAAGTGTTCCAGTCATATCATTTGTAATCTCATCAAGTGTGAATCCAACTGCAAGAAGTGTTGATACTTTTGCTATTGGGTAACCTGTAGCTTTAGATGCAAGTGCAGAACTTCTACTAACTCTTGGATTCATCTCAATAACAATCATTCTTCCAGTTTTTGGACACATTGCAAACTGAACATTTGATCCACCACTATTTACTCCAACTTCTCTTAAAATTGCAAAAGAAGCTTCTCTCATTACTGCATATTCTTTATCTGTTAAAGTAAGTGCAGGTGCAATTGTAATACTATCTCCTGTATGAACTCCCATAGGGTCTAAGTTTTCAATAGAACATACTACTATACAATTATCATTAGTATCTCGTATAATTTCCATCTCATATTCTTTCCAACCTAAAACTGATTCTAATATCTCAATTTCGTTTATTGGAGAAGCGTCAAGCCCCGCTTGTGCTAAAGCTTTAAATTCTTCCATATTATAAGCAACTCCACTTCCTGCACCTGCAAGAGTAAATGAAGCTCTACTAATTACTGGAAAACCAATCTCTTTAGCAACTCTTATAGCTTCTTCAAGACTATATGCATTTTCACTTCTAGGTAAATCTAATCCTATTCTCTTCATACATTCAGTAAAAAGATGTCTATCTTCACCTCTTTTAATAGCTTCTGGATGAACTCCTAAAAATTTAATTCCTTCTAAAAGACCTTTTGAATACATAGAAGTTGCAACATTTAACGCTGTTTGTCCACCCATAGTTGGAAGGATTGCATCAATATTCTCTTTTTTAATGATATTAAGAACAACCTCTTCTGTAATTGGCTCAATATAAGTCTTATCAGCAAACTCTGGATCTGTCATGATAGTTGCAGGATTTGAGTTTACTAATATAACTCTATATCCTAGCTCTTTTAAAGTTTTTGTTGCTTGTGTACCTGAATAATCAAACTCACACGCTTGCCCTATAACAATTGGTCCTGAACCAATTAACAAAATGTTTTTTATATCTTCTCTTTTTGGCATAACTTTCCTTTCGCTGATTTAAAAATTTGGCAAGCTTATCTAAAAAGTACTTAAGTTTTTGTTAGATTAGTAATTAAAATGTGATAATTTGATATAAGTTTGTAAAAAAAGAATTAAAAAGGACAAAATTCAGCTTCTTTTAATAAAAAAAAGCTGAATAATAATTAAAAAATTATTATATATCTATTTTGGTAAATTAAATTTTTTAATTCCTAAATTTCCATTTTTATCAAAATATAAATAATGCAATATATCTTTTTGAACTTCCAGTCCTGCTAAAAATCTAATCGCAATATTTGCTTGAAGAGATCCTATATTCATAACAATTGGACAAGCAATACCATTTGGTTTTCTATTTGTTATTTGAAAAACAGCTTCATAACTTGATTTTTCAAATAAACAAACTTGTCCATGAAACTCTTCAACACTTCCATAAAGCCAAATTTGATTATTTTTTTGACACCATGAATTTATTGCAGCTCTTGTAGGAAGATTATCTGTTGCATCGATTACTAAATCAAATTTTAAATCTCTTTTAGAAAATTCATCAAAACTCTCAACATAAGCAGTTGCTTTTGTAAAAGGACATCTACTTTCAATCAATTCTTTTAAAACAATTGATTTATGTTTTCCCTCATCAGAGACTTTAAAAGCTATTTGTCTATGAATATTACTAACACTTACCGTATCAAAGTCAACTAGCGTAAATTCTCCAATACCACTAGCTCCTAGTGCAAATCCCAAGCTACTTCCTAATCCACCACTTCCAATAATTGCAACTTTTTTATTTTGAAGAGATTTTTGAGTATCTTCTCCCCAAAGATTTATTTGTCTATTAAAATATTCATTAAAATTTATCATATTGATACCTTTATTAGTAAAAATTATTATTTTTATTTGTTTAGTTAATAATAGCTTATTTTATAGAAAAATAAGAGTATTTAGCTCTTATTTTGTGTAGTAAAAACTAATTTTGCTTCTTCTAGTAATTTTTGAGCAACTTCTAGTTCTTTTAGACCTTCATTATATAATTTTAGAGAATCACTTAAAGTAATATCATTTTTTGTAAGCTTTTCTAAAATTTCTTTTGCTTTTACTATTTTTTCTTCAAAATTTAAAGTTTCTTCATTATTTTTTTCCATTTTAATCCTTTAATACATTTTTTACATGCTCTTCAAATTTTTCAACTTCAACTAAAAAAGAGTCATGCCCACTAGAACTATCTACAAGTTTGAATGTAACTTGTTCCTTTTTACCAATTTTTATCATGATATCTTTAATCTGTTCCATCTCTTCAGGGAAAAACAACATATCGTCTTTAAAAGCAATTAAATGAAGTTTTCCTTCAATTTTCGTAAAAGATTCTTCTAGGCTATCTTTATTTCTTCCTGCATCAAAAATATTAATTGTTTTACATATATATAAATATGATAATGGATCAAAAAATTTTGGAAAACTATAAGAATTATGTTCTAAATATTTTTCTATTTCAAATCTACCAAATAGCTCATAAAGCCCATCTGTTTCAACATAATCTCTTGAAAATTTTCTATTAAATAAATCTGGACTTAAATAAGCAATCAATCCAGCCATTCTACCAATAGCTAATCCTACAAGACCATTTGCTCTTAAATCTTCTTTATCATACTCACCATTTTTAAATGCTTTATCATGTCTAATTGCTTCTATTCCTATCTTATTTAAAGCTATTACCCAAGGTCTTGTATATGCTGTACATGCCATTGCAATGTAGTGTTTTGCAAAAGTTGGATGTTCTATTGCATAACACAAAGTTTGCATTCCTCCCATACTTCCACCAATTACTGCAACTGCATTATTTATTCCTAGTTTTTTATAAAGTTTCATTTGTGCATTAACTATATCTGAGATTGTTAAAACAGGAAATTTCAATCTATACTCTTTTTTTGTTGATGGATTAATACTTAAAGGAGATGTCGAACCATAAGAACTTCCTATGTTATTTGAACAAATAACAAAATATTTATTTGTATCAATAGTTTTTCCATCTCCTATAAATTTATCCCACCAACCTGCTTTTGCTTCTTTTTCATATCTTCCTGCAGCATGATGACTACCTGATAAAGCATGACAAATAATAATTACATTTGATTTATCTTCATTTAGTGTTCCATAAGTCTCGTAAACTATTTCAAACTCTTCAAGTAATCTTCCACTCTCAAGATATAACGGTTCATTAAATTTCTCTATTTTTGTCTCTATTTTCAAAATATTTTCCGGTTTACACAAATTTTCAATAATAAAGTCTATCTAAACTAAAATAAAAAAGCCTTTTAGTGACATAAATGTTTAAAAATAATCATTTTAAAGAATTATATTAATAATTAAAAGTAATTTTTAATATAATGTTTAAAATTTATAAAAGGATATGTTTTGAGTAAAATAAAAGAACTAGAAGTACTTTTAAAAACAGATGTTTTAATAGAAGTAGAAGAAGAGATAGTTGCAATAGAAAAACTTTTAGAAAAAAATAGTAGTAATAAAAATTTGAAAATAGAACTAGAATATATGCAAGATGTTAAAAAGTTTTATAATGAAGCACTAAATCAAATAGATAAAGGTCTATTAACTGAGGAAGAGGCTAATAATATTCTTTTAGATCTTGAAGATATGAGAGAAGATGATGAGGATGAAATATAGATATGTTTGAATTAGAAACTTATAGTTTAGTAAATATTTTAGGTTTAGCCTTAGGTATAATTTTTGGATTTATTGCTCAAAAAAACCAGTTTTGTTTTAGTGGAAGTATAAAAGATTTTTTACAAATAAAATCTACAAAAAGAGCAGCAAGTGTAATTATGGCAATGATTGTTGCAGTAATTTCTACACAAATTATTTCAAATTATTTTGAAATTGATTTAACACAAAGTGCTTATTTCAAAAAAGATATTAACTATTTTGCAATTATAGTTGGTGGAGCTTTATTTGGTGCAGGGATGATGATTGCTGATGGTTGTAGTAGTAGAAGCATAGTAAAATTTGCCCAAGGTGATTCAAATGCTTTAATTACATTAATTTTTATAGCAATTTTTGCATATGCTACAACAAAAGGAGTATTATTTGAGATTATAAATCCATTTATAAATAATCCTACATTAATAGAAATATCTAAAACTATAGATAATTTTCAACTAAACATTTATGTAGTATTGGCTGTATTATTTGTACTTTTATATACATTTACAAAAAAAGTAAAAAGAGTATTTAGCTTATATGATGGAGTAATAGTAGGTCTATTAATAGGTGCTGCTTGGTTTGTTACTGGTTACATTGGTTCTGAAAGTATGGAAAAAGAGATACAAGTTCAAGCTATAAGCTTTGTATATCCTAGTGCAAAAACACTTGAACTTTTTACATATTATCAAGTAAATGAGTTTAGTTTTGGTGTTTGTTTGGTTATTGGTGCACTTGTTGGAACTTTTGTTTCGACTTTATTTAATAAAAAATATAGTTTTGGTTGTACAGCAAACAAAAATATTAATAAAGTAAAATATAATATGATTGGTGGAGCAATGATGGGTGTTGGTGGAATTATGGCTATAGGATGTACTGTTGGACAAGGGCTAAGCGGCTTTTCTACTTTGGTATTTAGTTCATTTTTAGCAATAATATCTATTTTTGTATCTGGTTATTTTACTGGTAAATACTTACTTAAAAAAGATAAACTAGCTATGTGTTTCATTTTTGAATGGGAAGATGAAAACAAGAAAAAATCTAAACAGATAGATTTCCAAATATAAGAAGAGTTGTAAAACTCTTCTTATAAAGATTATTTTAAAGCGTATTGAATTTTATAGTCTCTCATAAGAGGTGGAGTGTCTAAATAGTTTTCACTATCAATTGGAACAGATTTTTGTTCAGTCTCATCAGTATTTTCAACTTGATCTCTATCTTCATTTTTTGAATCAAATCCAGTTGCTATAATAGTAACTTTAATTTCATCATTTTCTAAAGTTTTATCAGTTGTCGTTCCAAAAATAATATCAGCATTTTGATCTAATTTATCATGAATTGTACTCATAACACTTGATATTGCAAAAAGTGTTATATTTGGACTCATACTAAAATGTATTAAAATCCCTTTTGCTCCTTCTAATGGAACCTTATCTAAAAGTGGAGAGTTTATTGCATTATCAAGTGCATCTTGAACTGAATTTTCCCCTTTTCCTTTTCCAATACCCATTAGAGCAATACCTTTATGCTTCATAATTGTTTTAACATCAGCAAAGTCAGTATTAATATCAGAATGTCCTGGATTTAAGATAACTTCACTCATTCCAATTACTGCTTGATATAGAACATTATCAACTATTTTAAATGAATTTTTGAAAGTTAATCCAACATCAACAATTTCATTTAACTTTTCATTTGGAATTACTATTAAAGAGTCACTAACTTTTTTTAATTCTTCTAATCCTAAATTAGCTAAACCCGCTCTTTTTTTACCTTCCCAAGCAAATGGTTTAGTAACTACAGAAACTGTAAGTGCACCAACATCTTTTGCTGCTTTTGCAATAATTGCAGCAGCACCTGTTCCAGTTCCTCCACCAAGTCCAGAAGCTACAAAAACTATCTCTGTTCCTTCTAAAACAGATTTAATCTCTTCATAACTCTCTATTGCAGCATCTCTTCCAACTTCAGGATTCATACCTGCTCCAAAACCTTTTGTAAGTTTTGGTCCTAGTTCAATTTTTTTAGGTGCTTTTGAAGAATGAAGTGATTGAAGATCTGTATTTGCGACAATTAAATCAATTTTATGAGAACCTTCTTCTATCATGTGGTTTACCATATTACAACCACCTCCACCAACTCCAATAACTGCAATTTTTGGTTGGTTATTTGATAAAACTCTTGTTGGCATCTGTTCTGTTACTTTTATTTCAGCTGTTCCAAATAAGTTGCTATTTTCCATTAAAACCACTCCGTTACTTTTTTAAATAATTTTCCAATTCCCTCTTTTTTCTTCTCTTTTACAAGATGAGTTAAATCCATTCCACCACTCTCTTTTATTTGATAAGAGTCTGTTTTTTGCTCCATAACTTTGTTAGCCATATTTTGCATATTAATAATATCCATAGCTCTTTCTTT comes from the Aliarcobacter cibarius genome and includes:
- the xseB gene encoding exodeoxyribonuclease VII small subunit; the protein is MEKNNEETLNFEEKIVKAKEILEKLTKNDITLSDSLKLYNEGLKELEVAQKLLEEAKLVFTTQNKS
- a CDS encoding HesA/MoeB/ThiF family protein translates to MINFNEYFNRQINLWGEDTQKSLQNKKVAIIGSGGLGSSLGFALGASGIGEFTLVDFDTVSVSNIHRQIAFKVSDEGKHKSIVLKELIESRCPFTKATAYVESFDEFSKRDLKFDLVIDATDNLPTRAAINSWCQKNNQIWLYGSVEEFHGQVCLFEKSSYEAVFQITNRKPNGIACPIVMNIGSLQANIAIRFLAGLEVQKDILHYLYFDKNGNLGIKKFNLPK
- the metX gene encoding homoserine O-acetyltransferase MetX; the protein is MKIETKIEKFNEPLYLESGRLLEEFEIVYETYGTLNEDKSNVIIICHALSGSHHAAGRYEKEAKAGWWDKFIGDGKTIDTNKYFVICSNNIGSSYGSTSPLSINPSTKKEYRLKFPVLTISDIVNAQMKLYKKLGINNAVAVIGGSMGGMQTLCYAIEHPTFAKHYIAMACTAYTRPWVIALNKIGIEAIRHDKAFKNGEYDKEDLRANGLVGLAIGRMAGLIAYLSPDLFNRKFSRDYVETDGLYELFGRFEIEKYLEHNSYSFPKFFDPLSYLYICKTINIFDAGRNKDSLEESFTKIEGKLHLIAFKDDMLFFPEEMEQIKDIMIKIGKKEQVTFKLVDSSSGHDSFLVEVEKFEEHVKNVLKD
- a CDS encoding YeeE/YedE family protein gives rise to the protein MFELETYSLVNILGLALGIIFGFIAQKNQFCFSGSIKDFLQIKSTKRAASVIMAMIVAVISTQIISNYFEIDLTQSAYFKKDINYFAIIVGGALFGAGMMIADGCSSRSIVKFAQGDSNALITLIFIAIFAYATTKGVLFEIINPFINNPTLIEISKTIDNFQLNIYVVLAVLFVLLYTFTKKVKRVFSLYDGVIVGLLIGAAWFVTGYIGSESMEKEIQVQAISFVYPSAKTLELFTYYQVNEFSFGVCLVIGALVGTFVSTLFNKKYSFGCTANKNINKVKYNMIGGAMMGVGGIMAIGCTVGQGLSGFSTLVFSSFLAIISIFVSGYFTGKYLLKKDKLAMCFIFEWEDENKKKSKQIDFQI
- the ftsZ gene encoding cell division protein FtsZ — translated: MENSNLFGTAEIKVTEQMPTRVLSNNQPKIAVIGVGGGGCNMVNHMIEEGSHKIDLIVANTDLQSLHSSKAPKKIELGPKLTKGFGAGMNPEVGRDAAIESYEEIKSVLEGTEIVFVASGLGGGTGTGAAAIIAKAAKDVGALTVSVVTKPFAWEGKKRAGLANLGLEELKKVSDSLIVIPNEKLNEIVDVGLTFKNSFKIVDNVLYQAVIGMSEVILNPGHSDINTDFADVKTIMKHKGIALMGIGKGKGENSVQDALDNAINSPLLDKVPLEGAKGILIHFSMSPNITLFAISSVMSTIHDKLDQNADIIFGTTTDKTLENDEIKVTIIATGFDSKNEDRDQVENTDETEQKSVPIDSENYLDTPPLMRDYKIQYALK